One window from the genome of Flavobacteriales bacterium encodes:
- a CDS encoding MFS transporter — protein sequence MTLIIAGESIFFLPFVIPRVFKPTFLAVFDISNFELGTFFSVYGVIAIFAYLFGGPLADRFPPHGLMTVA from the coding sequence ATGACCCTCATCATCGCTGGAGAATCGATCTTTTTTCTTCCCTTCGTCATCCCACGGGTCTTCAAGCCCACCTTTCTGGCGGTATTCGATATCAGCAATTTCGAGTTGGGCACCTTCTTCTCGGTCTATGGTGTCATCGCCATCTTTGCCTACCTCTTCGGTGGACCCTTGGCCGATCGATTCCCTCCTCATGGTCTGATGACTGTCGC
- a CDS encoding GNAT family N-acetyltransferase has translation MPPKTDTRLQFVAYHPRYAKDFKDMNEAWITKFFTMEDADHRALDNPQSYIIDTGGDIIIGLYEDRVVGVCALIKMKEGPYDFELAKMAVDPSVQGIGLGYQLGLETIQRARDLGAKKIFLESNTKLEPAINLYRKLGFQEIPGMNTPYCRCNITMDLEV, from the coding sequence ATGCCACCGAAGACCGATACCCGATTGCAATTCGTAGCCTACCATCCTAGATATGCCAAAGACTTCAAGGATATGAACGAGGCTTGGATCACCAAGTTCTTCACCATGGAAGATGCGGATCATCGAGCGCTGGATAATCCCCAGTCGTATATCATTGATACAGGTGGTGATATCATCATAGGCCTCTATGAGGACAGAGTAGTGGGAGTATGTGCATTGATCAAGATGAAGGAAGGGCCGTACGATTTCGAATTGGCCAAGATGGCCGTGGACCCATCGGTGCAAGGTATCGGACTCGGATATCAACTCGGATTGGAGACCATCCAACGGGCAAGGGATCTGGGGGCTAAGAAGATCTTCTTGGAGAGCAACACCAAGCTAGAACCCGCAATCAATCTATATCGAAAGTTGGGCTTCCAAGAGATACCGGGTATGAATACCCCCTACTGCCGCTGCAACATCACGATGGATCTGGAGGTATGA